A genomic window from Macaca mulatta isolate MMU2019108-1 chromosome 19, T2T-MMU8v2.0, whole genome shotgun sequence includes:
- the TICAM1 gene encoding TIR domain-containing adapter molecule 1 (The RefSeq protein has 4 substitutions compared to this genomic sequence) codes for MACTGPSLPSAFDILGAAGQDKLLYLKHKLKTPRPGCQGQDLLHAMVLLKLGQETEARISLEALKADAAARLVARQWAGVDSTEDPEEPPDVSWTVARLYHLLAEEKLCPASLRDVAYQEALHTLSSRDDHRLRELQDEARNRCGWDVVGDPGSIRTLQSNLDCLPPSSASPSGTQSLPRPIDGVAGWSQGRSLRSTDSPASLASNLEISQSPTMPFLSPHRSPHRPSKLCDDPQANLVLEPVPGGCQEPEEMSWPPSGETAGPQELPSSPPPALPKVASDTTSTGLPETPTAPETSTHYPVECTEESAGAQSLPSPIVEPVKNPCPVKHQSPLQLSVEDTTSPNTKPCPPTPTTAKTSPPPPPPPSSAPCSAHLTPSSLFPSSLESSSEQKFYNFVILHARADEHIALRVREKLEALGVPDGATFCEDFQVPGRGELSCLQDAIDHSAFIILLLTSNFDCHLSLHQVNQAMMSNLTRQGSPDCVIPFLPLESSPAQLSSDTASLLSGLVRLDEHSQIFARKVANTFRPHRLQARKAMWRKEQDARALREQSQHLDSERMQAAALNAAYSAYLQSYLSYQAQMEQLQVAFGSHMPFGTGAPFGARMPFGGQGPLGAPPSFPTWQGCPQPPPLHAWQAGTPPPPSPQPATFPPSLPFSQPPAFPTASPAPPQSPGLQPLIIHHAQMVQLGLNNHMWNQRGSQAPEDKTQEAE; via the coding sequence ATGGCCTACACGGGCCCGTCACTTCCTAGTGCCTTCGACATTCTAGGCGCAGCAGGCCAGGACAAGCTCTTGTATCTGAAACACAAACTGAAGACCCCACGCCCAGGCTGCCAAGGGCAGGACCTCCTGCACGCCATGGTCCTCCTGAAGCTGggccaggaaactgaggccaggatcTCTCTAGAGGCACTGAAGGCCGATGCAGCGGCCCGGCTGGTGGCCCGCCAGTGGGCTGGTGTGGACAGCACCGAGGACCCAGAGGAGCCCCCAGATGTGTCCTGGACCGTAGCCCGCTTGTACCACCTGCTGGCTGAGGAGAAGCTGTGCCCGGCCTCGCTGCGGGACGTGGCCTACCAGGAAGCCCTCCATACCCTCAGCTCCAGGGACGACCACCGGCTGAGGGAACTTCAGGATGAGGCCCGAAACCGGTGTGGGTGGGACGTTGTTGGGGATCCAGGGAGCATCCGGACGCTCCAGTCCAATCTGGACTGCCTCCCACCATCCTCGGCTTCGCCCTCTGGGACCCAGAGCCTCCCGCGTCCCATCGACGGTGTTGCCGGCTGGAGCCAAGGGCGCTCCCTGCGATCCACCGACAGCCCCGCCTCCCTGGCCAGCAACTTGGAAATCAGCCAGTCCCCCACCATGCCCTTCCTCAGCCCGCACCGCAGCCCACACAGGCCCAGCAAGCTCTGTGACGACCCTCAGGCCAACCTGGTGCTGGAGCCTGTCCCCGGTGGCTGCCAGGAGCCTGAGGAGATGAGCTGGCCGCCATCGGGGGAGACTGCCGGCCCCCAAGAGCTGCCAAGCAGCCCACCCCCTGCGCTTCCCAAAGTGGCCTCAGATACAACCTCAACTGGCCTCCCTGAAACCCCCACAGCTCCAGAAACCAGCACCCACTACCCGGTGGAGTGCACTGAGGAGTCTGCAGGCACCCAGTCTCTCCCGTCGCCCATTGTGGAGCCCATCAAAAACCCCTGCCCTGTCAAACACCAGTCGCCACTGCAACTTTCTGTAGAAGACACCACCTCTCCAAATACCAAGCCATGCCCACCTACTCCCACCACCGCAAAAACATcccctccgcctcctcctcctccttcatcaGCCCCTTGTTCAGCTCACCTGACCCCCTCCTCCCTGTTCCCTTCCTCCCTGGAATCGTCATCGGAACAGAAATTCTATAACTTTGTGATCCTCCATGCCAGGGCGGACGAGCACATCGCCCTGCGGGTCCGGGAGAAGCTGGAGGCCCTTGGTGTGCCCGACGGGGCCACCTTCTGCGAGGATTTCCAGGTGCCCGGGCGTGGGGAGCTGAGCTGCCTGCAGGATGCGATAGACCACTCAGCTTTCATCATCCTACTTCTCACCTCCAACTTCGACTGTCACCTGAGCCTGCACCAGGTGAACCAAGCCATGATGAGCAACCTCAAGCGACAGGGGTCGCCAGACTGTGTCATCCCCTTCCTGCCCCTGGAGAGCTCCCCGGCCCAGCTCAGCTCGGACACGGCCAGCCTGCTCTCCGGGCTGGTGCGGCTGGACGAACACTCCCAGATCTTCGCTAGGAAGGTGGCCAACACCTTCAGGCCCCACAGGCTTCAGGCCCGAAAGGCCATGTGGAGGAAGGAACAGGACGCCCGAGCCCTGCGGGAACAGAGCCAACACCTGGACAGTGAGCGGATGCAGGCAGCGGCCCTGAACGCGGCCTACTCGGCCTACCTCCAGAGCTACCTGTCCTATCAGGCACAGATGGAGCAGCTCCAGGTGGCTTTTGGGAGCCACATGCCATTTGGGACTGGGGCACCCTTTGGGGCTCGAATGCCCTTTGGGGGCCAGGGGCCCCTGGGAGCCCCTCCATCCTTTCCCACTTGGCAGGGGTGCCCGCAGCCGCCGCCCCTGCATGCGTGGCAGGCTGGCACCCCACCACCGCCCTCCCCACAGCCAGCAACCTTCCCACCGTCACTGCCCTTCTCACAGCCACCAGCCTTCCCTACGGCCTCACCTGCACCCCCTCAGAGCCCAGGACTGCAACCCCTCATTATCCACCATGCACAGATGGTACAGCTGGGGCTGAACAATCACATGTGGAACCAGAGAGGGTCCCAGGCGCCCGAGGACAAAACACAGGAGGCAGAATGA
- the TICAM1 gene encoding TIR domain-containing adapter molecule 1 isoform X1, whose translation MRAAGQDKLLYLKHKLKTPRPGCQGQDLLHAMVLLKLGQETEARISLEALKADAAARLVARQWAGVDSTEDPEEPPDVSWTVARLYHLLAEEKLCPASLRDVAYQEALHTLSSRDDHRLRELQDEARNRCGWDVVGDPGSIRTLQSNLDCLPPSSASPSGTQSLPRPIDGVAGWSQGRSLRSTDSPASLASNLEISQSPTMPFLSPHRSPHRPSKLCDDPQANLVLEPVPGGCQEPEEMSWPPSGETAGPQELPSSPPPALPKVASDTTSTGLPETPTAPETSTHYPVECTEESAGTQSLPSPIVEPIKNPCPVKHQSPLQLSVEDTTSPNTKPCPPTPTTAKTSPPPPPPPSSAPCSAHLTPSSLFPSSLESSSEQKFYNFVILHARADEHIALRVREKLEALGVPDGATFCEDFQVPGRGELSCLQDAIDHSAFIILLLTSNFDCHLSLHQVNQAMMSNLKRQGSPDCVIPFLPLESSPAQLSSDTASLLSGLVRLDEHSQIFARKVANTFRPHRLQARKAMWRKEQDARALREQSQHLDSERMQAAALNAAYSAYLQSYLSYQAQMEQLQVAFGSHMPFGTGAPFGARMPFGGQGPLGAPPSFPTWQGCPQPPPLHAWQAGTPPPPSPQPATFPPSLPFSQPPAFPTASPAPPQSPGLQPLIIHHAQMVQLGLNNHMWNQRGSQAPEDKTQEAE comes from the exons ATGC GCGCAGCAGGCCAGGACAAGCTCTTGTATCTGAAACACAAACTGAAGACCCCACGCCCAGGCTGCCAAGGGCAGGACCTCCTGCACGCCATGGTCCTCCTGAAGCTGggccaggaaactgaggccaggatcTCTCTAGAGGCACTGAAGGCCGATGCAGCGGCCCGGCTGGTGGCCCGCCAGTGGGCTGGTGTGGACAGCACCGAGGACCCAGAGGAGCCCCCAGATGTGTCCTGGACCGTAGCCCGCTTGTACCACCTGCTGGCTGAGGAGAAGCTGTGCCCGGCCTCGCTGCGGGACGTGGCCTACCAGGAAGCCCTCCATACCCTCAGCTCCAGGGACGACCACCGGCTGAGGGAACTTCAGGATGAGGCCCGAAACCGGTGTGGGTGGGACGTTGTTGGGGATCCAGGGAGCATCCGGACGCTCCAGTCCAATCTGGACTGCCTCCCACCATCCTCGGCTTCGCCCTCTGGGACCCAGAGCCTCCCGCGTCCCATCGACGGTGTTGCCGGCTGGAGCCAAGGGCGCTCCCTGCGATCCACCGACAGCCCCGCCTCCCTGGCCAGCAACTTGGAAATCAGCCAGTCCCCCACCATGCCCTTCCTCAGCCCGCACCGCAGCCCACACAGGCCCAGCAAGCTCTGTGACGACCCTCAGGCCAACCTGGTGCTGGAGCCTGTCCCCGGTGGCTGCCAGGAGCCTGAGGAGATGAGCTGGCCGCCATCGGGGGAGACTGCCGGCCCCCAAGAGCTGCCAAGCAGCCCACCCCCTGCGCTTCCCAAAGTGGCCTCAGATACAACCTCAACTGGCCTCCCTGAAACCCCCACAGCTCCAGAAACCAGCACCCACTACCCGGTGGAGTGCACTGAGGAGTCTGCAGGCACCCAGTCTCTCCCGTCGCCCATTGTGGAGCCCATCAAAAACCCCTGCCCTGTCAAACACCAGTCGCCACTGCAACTTTCTGTAGAAGACACCACCTCTCCAAATACCAAGCCATGCCCACCTACTCCCACCACCGCAAAAACATcccctccgcctcctcctcctccttcatcaGCCCCTTGTTCAGCTCACCTGACCCCCTCCTCCCTGTTCCCTTCCTCCCTGGAATCGTCATCGGAACAGAAATTCTATAACTTTGTGATCCTCCATGCCAGGGCGGACGAGCACATCGCCCTGCGGGTCCGGGAGAAGCTGGAGGCCCTTGGTGTGCCCGACGGGGCCACCTTCTGCGAGGATTTCCAGGTGCCCGGGCGTGGGGAGCTGAGCTGCCTGCAGGATGCGATAGACCACTCAGCTTTCATCATCCTACTTCTCACCTCCAACTTCGACTGTCACCTGAGCCTGCACCAGGTGAACCAAGCCATGATGAGCAACCTCAAGCGACAGGGGTCGCCAGACTGTGTCATCCCCTTCCTGCCCCTGGAGAGCTCCCCGGCCCAGCTCAGCTCGGACACGGCCAGCCTGCTCTCCGGGCTGGTGCGGCTGGACGAACACTCCCAGATCTTCGCTAGGAAGGTGGCCAACACCTTCAGGCCCCACAGGCTTCAGGCCCGAAAGGCCATGTGGAGGAAGGAACAGGACGCCCGAGCCCTGCGGGAACAGAGCCAACACCTGGACAGTGAGCGGATGCAGGCAGCGGCCCTGAACGCGGCCTACTCGGCCTACCTCCAGAGCTACCTGTCCTATCAGGCACAGATGGAGCAGCTCCAGGTGGCTTTTGGGAGCCACATGCCATTTGGGACTGGGGCACCCTTTGGGGCTCGAATGCCCTTTGGGGGCCAGGGGCCCCTGGGAGCCCCTCCATCCTTTCCCACTTGGCAGGGGTGCCCGCAGCCGCCGCCCCTGCATGCGTGGCAGGCTGGCACCCCACCACCGCCCTCCCCACAGCCAGCAACCTTCCCACCGTCACTGCCCTTCTCACAGCCACCAGCCTTCCCTACGGCCTCACCTGCACCCCCTCAGAGCCCAGGACTGCAACCCCTCATTATCCACCATGCACAGATGGTACAGCTGGGGCTGAACAATCACATGTGGAACCAGAGAGGGTCCCAGGCGCCCGAGGACAAAACACAGGAGGCAGAATGA
- the TICAM1 gene encoding TIR domain-containing adapter molecule 1 isoform X2, protein MVLLKLGQETEARISLEALKADAAARLVARQWAGVDSTEDPEEPPDVSWTVARLYHLLAEEKLCPASLRDVAYQEALHTLSSRDDHRLRELQDEARNRCGWDVVGDPGSIRTLQSNLDCLPPSSASPSGTQSLPRPIDGVAGWSQGRSLRSTDSPASLASNLEISQSPTMPFLSPHRSPHRPSKLCDDPQANLVLEPVPGGCQEPEEMSWPPSGETAGPQELPSSPPPALPKVASDTTSTGLPETPTAPETSTHYPVECTEESAGTQSLPSPIVEPIKNPCPVKHQSPLQLSVEDTTSPNTKPCPPTPTTAKTSPPPPPPPSSAPCSAHLTPSSLFPSSLESSSEQKFYNFVILHARADEHIALRVREKLEALGVPDGATFCEDFQVPGRGELSCLQDAIDHSAFIILLLTSNFDCHLSLHQVNQAMMSNLKRQGSPDCVIPFLPLESSPAQLSSDTASLLSGLVRLDEHSQIFARKVANTFRPHRLQARKAMWRKEQDARALREQSQHLDSERMQAAALNAAYSAYLQSYLSYQAQMEQLQVAFGSHMPFGTGAPFGARMPFGGQGPLGAPPSFPTWQGCPQPPPLHAWQAGTPPPPSPQPATFPPSLPFSQPPAFPTASPAPPQSPGLQPLIIHHAQMVQLGLNNHMWNQRGSQAPEDKTQEAE, encoded by the coding sequence ATGGTCCTCCTGAAGCTGggccaggaaactgaggccaggatcTCTCTAGAGGCACTGAAGGCCGATGCAGCGGCCCGGCTGGTGGCCCGCCAGTGGGCTGGTGTGGACAGCACCGAGGACCCAGAGGAGCCCCCAGATGTGTCCTGGACCGTAGCCCGCTTGTACCACCTGCTGGCTGAGGAGAAGCTGTGCCCGGCCTCGCTGCGGGACGTGGCCTACCAGGAAGCCCTCCATACCCTCAGCTCCAGGGACGACCACCGGCTGAGGGAACTTCAGGATGAGGCCCGAAACCGGTGTGGGTGGGACGTTGTTGGGGATCCAGGGAGCATCCGGACGCTCCAGTCCAATCTGGACTGCCTCCCACCATCCTCGGCTTCGCCCTCTGGGACCCAGAGCCTCCCGCGTCCCATCGACGGTGTTGCCGGCTGGAGCCAAGGGCGCTCCCTGCGATCCACCGACAGCCCCGCCTCCCTGGCCAGCAACTTGGAAATCAGCCAGTCCCCCACCATGCCCTTCCTCAGCCCGCACCGCAGCCCACACAGGCCCAGCAAGCTCTGTGACGACCCTCAGGCCAACCTGGTGCTGGAGCCTGTCCCCGGTGGCTGCCAGGAGCCTGAGGAGATGAGCTGGCCGCCATCGGGGGAGACTGCCGGCCCCCAAGAGCTGCCAAGCAGCCCACCCCCTGCGCTTCCCAAAGTGGCCTCAGATACAACCTCAACTGGCCTCCCTGAAACCCCCACAGCTCCAGAAACCAGCACCCACTACCCGGTGGAGTGCACTGAGGAGTCTGCAGGCACCCAGTCTCTCCCGTCGCCCATTGTGGAGCCCATCAAAAACCCCTGCCCTGTCAAACACCAGTCGCCACTGCAACTTTCTGTAGAAGACACCACCTCTCCAAATACCAAGCCATGCCCACCTACTCCCACCACCGCAAAAACATcccctccgcctcctcctcctccttcatcaGCCCCTTGTTCAGCTCACCTGACCCCCTCCTCCCTGTTCCCTTCCTCCCTGGAATCGTCATCGGAACAGAAATTCTATAACTTTGTGATCCTCCATGCCAGGGCGGACGAGCACATCGCCCTGCGGGTCCGGGAGAAGCTGGAGGCCCTTGGTGTGCCCGACGGGGCCACCTTCTGCGAGGATTTCCAGGTGCCCGGGCGTGGGGAGCTGAGCTGCCTGCAGGATGCGATAGACCACTCAGCTTTCATCATCCTACTTCTCACCTCCAACTTCGACTGTCACCTGAGCCTGCACCAGGTGAACCAAGCCATGATGAGCAACCTCAAGCGACAGGGGTCGCCAGACTGTGTCATCCCCTTCCTGCCCCTGGAGAGCTCCCCGGCCCAGCTCAGCTCGGACACGGCCAGCCTGCTCTCCGGGCTGGTGCGGCTGGACGAACACTCCCAGATCTTCGCTAGGAAGGTGGCCAACACCTTCAGGCCCCACAGGCTTCAGGCCCGAAAGGCCATGTGGAGGAAGGAACAGGACGCCCGAGCCCTGCGGGAACAGAGCCAACACCTGGACAGTGAGCGGATGCAGGCAGCGGCCCTGAACGCGGCCTACTCGGCCTACCTCCAGAGCTACCTGTCCTATCAGGCACAGATGGAGCAGCTCCAGGTGGCTTTTGGGAGCCACATGCCATTTGGGACTGGGGCACCCTTTGGGGCTCGAATGCCCTTTGGGGGCCAGGGGCCCCTGGGAGCCCCTCCATCCTTTCCCACTTGGCAGGGGTGCCCGCAGCCGCCGCCCCTGCATGCGTGGCAGGCTGGCACCCCACCACCGCCCTCCCCACAGCCAGCAACCTTCCCACCGTCACTGCCCTTCTCACAGCCACCAGCCTTCCCTACGGCCTCACCTGCACCCCCTCAGAGCCCAGGACTGCAACCCCTCATTATCCACCATGCACAGATGGTACAGCTGGGGCTGAACAATCACATGTGGAACCAGAGAGGGTCCCAGGCGCCCGAGGACAAAACACAGGAGGCAGAATGA
- the TICAM1 gene encoding TIR domain-containing adapter molecule 1 isoform X3, translating to MPFLSPHRSPHRPSKLCDDPQANLVLEPVPGGCQEPEEMSWPPSGETAGPQELPSSPPPALPKVASDTTSTGLPETPTAPETSTHYPVECTEESAGTQSLPSPIVEPIKNPCPVKHQSPLQLSVEDTTSPNTKPCPPTPTTAKTSPPPPPPPSSAPCSAHLTPSSLFPSSLESSSEQKFYNFVILHARADEHIALRVREKLEALGVPDGATFCEDFQVPGRGELSCLQDAIDHSAFIILLLTSNFDCHLSLHQVNQAMMSNLKRQGSPDCVIPFLPLESSPAQLSSDTASLLSGLVRLDEHSQIFARKVANTFRPHRLQARKAMWRKEQDARALREQSQHLDSERMQAAALNAAYSAYLQSYLSYQAQMEQLQVAFGSHMPFGTGAPFGARMPFGGQGPLGAPPSFPTWQGCPQPPPLHAWQAGTPPPPSPQPATFPPSLPFSQPPAFPTASPAPPQSPGLQPLIIHHAQMVQLGLNNHMWNQRGSQAPEDKTQEAE from the coding sequence ATGCCCTTCCTCAGCCCGCACCGCAGCCCACACAGGCCCAGCAAGCTCTGTGACGACCCTCAGGCCAACCTGGTGCTGGAGCCTGTCCCCGGTGGCTGCCAGGAGCCTGAGGAGATGAGCTGGCCGCCATCGGGGGAGACTGCCGGCCCCCAAGAGCTGCCAAGCAGCCCACCCCCTGCGCTTCCCAAAGTGGCCTCAGATACAACCTCAACTGGCCTCCCTGAAACCCCCACAGCTCCAGAAACCAGCACCCACTACCCGGTGGAGTGCACTGAGGAGTCTGCAGGCACCCAGTCTCTCCCGTCGCCCATTGTGGAGCCCATCAAAAACCCCTGCCCTGTCAAACACCAGTCGCCACTGCAACTTTCTGTAGAAGACACCACCTCTCCAAATACCAAGCCATGCCCACCTACTCCCACCACCGCAAAAACATcccctccgcctcctcctcctccttcatcaGCCCCTTGTTCAGCTCACCTGACCCCCTCCTCCCTGTTCCCTTCCTCCCTGGAATCGTCATCGGAACAGAAATTCTATAACTTTGTGATCCTCCATGCCAGGGCGGACGAGCACATCGCCCTGCGGGTCCGGGAGAAGCTGGAGGCCCTTGGTGTGCCCGACGGGGCCACCTTCTGCGAGGATTTCCAGGTGCCCGGGCGTGGGGAGCTGAGCTGCCTGCAGGATGCGATAGACCACTCAGCTTTCATCATCCTACTTCTCACCTCCAACTTCGACTGTCACCTGAGCCTGCACCAGGTGAACCAAGCCATGATGAGCAACCTCAAGCGACAGGGGTCGCCAGACTGTGTCATCCCCTTCCTGCCCCTGGAGAGCTCCCCGGCCCAGCTCAGCTCGGACACGGCCAGCCTGCTCTCCGGGCTGGTGCGGCTGGACGAACACTCCCAGATCTTCGCTAGGAAGGTGGCCAACACCTTCAGGCCCCACAGGCTTCAGGCCCGAAAGGCCATGTGGAGGAAGGAACAGGACGCCCGAGCCCTGCGGGAACAGAGCCAACACCTGGACAGTGAGCGGATGCAGGCAGCGGCCCTGAACGCGGCCTACTCGGCCTACCTCCAGAGCTACCTGTCCTATCAGGCACAGATGGAGCAGCTCCAGGTGGCTTTTGGGAGCCACATGCCATTTGGGACTGGGGCACCCTTTGGGGCTCGAATGCCCTTTGGGGGCCAGGGGCCCCTGGGAGCCCCTCCATCCTTTCCCACTTGGCAGGGGTGCCCGCAGCCGCCGCCCCTGCATGCGTGGCAGGCTGGCACCCCACCACCGCCCTCCCCACAGCCAGCAACCTTCCCACCGTCACTGCCCTTCTCACAGCCACCAGCCTTCCCTACGGCCTCACCTGCACCCCCTCAGAGCCCAGGACTGCAACCCCTCATTATCCACCATGCACAGATGGTACAGCTGGGGCTGAACAATCACATGTGGAACCAGAGAGGGTCCCAGGCGCCCGAGGACAAAACACAGGAGGCAGAATGA